The region GAGGATTATTGAATACAGAAACACATGAAGACGCGAACAGAATAAGGGAAAAAAGCACCAGCATCGAAAATATTTTCTTTTGCACATCAACACCTCCGATTTGTGTTTTCACCATCGCTTTACAATTGTATCACCTAATTTCCTTTCCCTGCATTGTATTAAGAACATTCCTTTTGGTTAAAGTTACACAATTTTCGAAAGTGGCATGAAATTGAATGTTATACTGAGCGCAACGAGGAGGAATTTTCATGAATATTTCAAAACTAACAGATTTTGTAAGCCCAAGGTTTTCAAGAGCAATTTTGCCATGGATTTTGAAAAACCCAAGATATCTGAAAAATGCGCCGCTTCTGATTAAGGCTTTCTGGGAATGCGAATCAATGCGTAAAGAACTACTTTCAAAAGAAAATCTTTTAGTCCCACCGGTTGCTATATTGAGCATAACAAACGATTGTAATCTGCACTGCCAGGGGTGTTTTGTGGAAAAACTCTCTGGCAGGCAAATGACAATATCAGAATGGAATAACCTGATAAATCAGGCAAAAGATCTTGGGGTTTTCGCTTTTCTAATAGCAGGGGGCGAACCTTTCTTAGTTGAAAATTTGCTCGATTTAATTTCATCTCACAAAGACCGTGTTTTTGCGATATTCAGTAATGGAACACGCATTAATGAAAAACAATTGCAGCAACTGAAAGATTGCCCCAATACAGCTGTTATTTTGAGTATAGAAGGAGATGAAAAATTAACAGATCAAAGAAGAGGAAATGGTGTCTACAGCGCTGTGATAAAAGTTTTGAAAAAACTTTCGAAAATTGGTGTAGTAAACGGCATATCTGTAACTATAACCAGAGACAACTATACATACTGGATAAAAGATGAAAACATAAACAATCTTACAGAAGCCGGTGCAAAACTCTGCTTTTTCATAGAATATATTGGTGCAAAAGAAGATGGAAAAGCCCTGGACTATGACCAAAGAAAACTTTTTAGAGAAAAAATTCTGTACTACAAAAATGAAAAGCCAATCTTCATTATCCATTCGCCCGGTGATGAAGAACCTTTCGGTGGTTGTGTTTCTGCAGGAAGAGGTTTTATACACATCAACGCATCTGGTGATTTGACACCCTGTCCTGTCACAAATGTTTCCACCCATAATTTGAAAAAAGCAACGCTTAAAGAGGGATTAAAAAGCAATCTATTCAAAGAAATAAGAGAAAATAAATTGCTCGAAGATGGTGATGGACCATGTTCGCTGATATCACATCAAAATGAGCTCAAGCAGATTGTGTCAAAACTTGACATTTCTTAGTTATACATGTTATACTTTTTATGCTTTTCCTACTTTTTATACAGAATGAGGTGATATTATGGAAAAACCTCAGGGAAAACATATCTTTGGCATGGTAAAAGTTGGCCCTAAAGGACAAATTGTTATTCCTAAAAAAGCAAGAGATATTTTTGGAATCAAGCCAGGAGATCTTCTAATGGTAGTTGGCGATGAGAAAAGTGGTATAGCTATCATCACTGATGAAAAACTTACCCGCATGTTTGAAGAAATTATATCAAGAGAAGAGTTGCGGGAGGAGAAAATATGAAAGCCATTGAAACCTTCGATCTCACAAAAGTTTATGATGGAAAAATTGCCGTGGATTCACTAAATCTATCGATAGATCAGGGTGAACTTTTTGCTTTACTCGGCATCAATGGAGCTGGTAAGACAACTACCATTAAAATGCTTTCTTGCCTTATCACTCCAACAAAAGGAGATGCACGAATCCTTGGAGATAGTGTTGTTTCAAATTCTCAATCTGTGAAAAAAAAGATAAGTCTTTCTCCTCAGGAAGATGCTGTTGCACCAAATCTCACTGTTAAAGAAAACCTTGAATTGATTGCGCGTATTTACGGTTTCGAAAAAAAGGAAGCAAGAATTAAAACAGAAAAAATGATAGATCTTTTCAATCTTGAAGAAGTAGCAACTTCAAAAAGCAAAACATTATCTGGTGGGATGAAGAGGCGTTTGAGCATTGCAATGGCTTTAATACCAGATCCACAGGTGCTATTTCTTGATGAACCGACCCTCGGTGTTGATGTTATAGCAAGGCGTGAATTGTGGAATATCATTAAAAAACTCAAAAGAAGAATTACGATGATTCTAACAACACATTATATGGAAGAAGCAGAATCATTAGCCGATAAGATAGGAATAATAGTCAAAGGAAAGCTGAAAGCAGAGGGAACAGCTGCACAATTAATGCAACTTGCTGGTGCACAAAAATTTGAAGATGGTTTCGTAAAACTCGCAACTGAGGAGGGGGCAGCATGAAATTTCTGGTGCTTTCATCACGAAACTCAAAAGAAATTTTGAGAGATCCCATTAATTTATTCTTTGGAGTTGGTTTTCCCATTATCCTGCTGCTTCTTCTTTCGGCAATTCAGTTGAATGTCCCAACAAATTTGTTTCACATAAATAACCTGTCACCAGGTATAGTAATTTTTGGTCTTTCCTTTTTTTCATTGTTTTCAGGAACATTGATAGCCAAAGACAGAGCCAGTTCTTTCATGATGCGTCTGTTTGCATCGCCACTCACATCAACTGACTTTATCGTCGGATATACATTTCCTTTTGTTCCTATAGCATTTATTCAGGTTTTAATAACCTTTAGGTTTTAATAACCTTTACCTCATCCGTATTTTTTGGATTTCGATTTAACCTCAATACTTTATTTGCACTATTTACTGTCATCCCTACAATATTTCTTTATATAGATATAGGAATTGGATTGCTCGCAGGTAGTATCTTCAACGACAAACAGGTTGGGGCTGTCTGTGGCGCTTTATTGACAAACATCAGTGCATGGTTGAGTGGCGTGTGGTTCGATATAAAATTACTCGGGAAAACATTTGAGAACATCGCAAACTTTTTGCCGTTTGTCCATGCTGTTGAAGCTTCCAGAGCAGCTGTTCATGGTAATTATTCTTCAGCGTTTTCCAATTTGTGGTGGGTAACAGTTTATACTCTTGTCATATTTATAGTAGCTATCCTTGTGTTTAAGGAAAAGATGAAGAATATCTGATAGAATACTCAGATACTGTGATAAAATAAATACAAAGAATATTTTACTGCTCAATGTCAAGGGAACACCGGTGAGATTCCGGGGCTGCCCAGCAACCGTGAGCGGGGACGAAAGCCACATCAAAAGCCACTGGCTTATGCCGGGAAGGCGTGGTAAGTAGGAGGATCCGCAAGCCGGGAGACCTGCTTTGAGTAGAGTTTTTTCCCGAAAGCTCGGGCTTTACGGGAAAATATTTTTTACCATGACACTTCAAAGATGGGGTGAAGAAGTCAACTACCCACCGCTTGTAGAAGCGGGGGCTTGAAAAGCTTAGTTGACTACCCTCAGCCACATAAGTGGCTACGTTAGACAGGTACACCCTGTGATGCTGCTCAAGTTCCAGGCTCTGTCGTGCAGGTCTAAACAGTCCTGAGGGGTAGGGACAGTGATCTGCACATAACAAGCCTGTCTAACATCGGGGATGAGCAATTAGCAGGGATAATCCCTGAGTTATCGTCAAAAGACGATTGGAAGTGATTGTGTGGTTTATGTAATTTCATTGGAAAGGAGGGAACAGCGCATTCCTTTCCATCTTGAAGAAGATGGAGTCTCCTGCGCTGGTTTATGATGAATATCGAAGAAGAATTTTTAAAACAGCAAATACTTGAGCGATTAAACAATTTAACAAAACCAATCAAAAGCCTTGGTTATCTTGAAGACATCGTTTTGAAAATTGGACTCATTCAAGGAAAAATTATCCCTGATTTACCGAAAGATAAACGAGTCTATATCTTTGCTGCTGATCACGGTGTTGCAGCAAATGGA is a window of Pseudothermotoga elfii DSM 9442 = NBRC 107921 DNA encoding:
- a CDS encoding radical SAM protein, whose product is MNISKLTDFVSPRFSRAILPWILKNPRYLKNAPLLIKAFWECESMRKELLSKENLLVPPVAILSITNDCNLHCQGCFVEKLSGRQMTISEWNNLINQAKDLGVFAFLIAGGEPFLVENLLDLISSHKDRVFAIFSNGTRINEKQLQQLKDCPNTAVILSIEGDEKLTDQRRGNGVYSAVIKVLKKLSKIGVVNGISVTITRDNYTYWIKDENINNLTEAGAKLCFFIEYIGAKEDGKALDYDQRKLFREKILYYKNEKPIFIIHSPGDEEPFGGCVSAGRGFIHINASGDLTPCPVTNVSTHNLKKATLKEGLKSNLFKEIRENKLLEDGDGPCSLISHQNELKQIVSKLDIS
- a CDS encoding AbrB/MazE/SpoVT family DNA-binding domain-containing protein, whose product is MEKPQGKHIFGMVKVGPKGQIVIPKKARDIFGIKPGDLLMVVGDEKSGIAIITDEKLTRMFEEIISREELREEKI
- a CDS encoding ABC transporter ATP-binding protein, producing MKAIETFDLTKVYDGKIAVDSLNLSIDQGELFALLGINGAGKTTTIKMLSCLITPTKGDARILGDSVVSNSQSVKKKISLSPQEDAVAPNLTVKENLELIARIYGFEKKEARIKTEKMIDLFNLEEVATSKSKTLSGGMKRRLSIAMALIPDPQVLFLDEPTLGVDVIARRELWNIIKKLKRRITMILTTHYMEEAESLADKIGIIVKGKLKAEGTAAQLMQLAGAQKFEDGFVKLATEEGAA
- a CDS encoding ABC transporter permease, producing MKFLVLSSRNSKEILRDPINLFFGVGFPIILLLLLSAIQLNVPTNLFHINNLSPGIVIFGLSFFSLFSGTLIAKDRASSFMMRLFASPLTSTDFIVGYTFPFVPIAFIQVLITFRF
- a CDS encoding ABC transporter permease, with amino-acid sequence MTFTSSVFFGFRFNLNTLFALFTVIPTIFLYIDIGIGLLAGSIFNDKQVGAVCGALLTNISAWLSGVWFDIKLLGKTFENIANFLPFVHAVEASRAAVHGNYSSAFSNLWWVTVYTLVIFIVAILVFKEKMKNI